A portion of the Pithys albifrons albifrons isolate INPA30051 chromosome 1, PitAlb_v1, whole genome shotgun sequence genome contains these proteins:
- the PDCL3 gene encoding phosducin-like protein 3: MQDPNKDTEWNDILRKKGILPPKENVEEQERAKEEEQFAILQKSLVKTYEDMTLEELEENEDEFNEEDEKAIEMYRQQRLAEMKAAQMKNKFGEILEISGKDYVQEVTKAGKGIWVVLHLYKQGIPLCALINQHMSGLAKKFRDVKFIKAISTTCIPNYPDKNLPTIFVYLEGDIKAQFIGPLVFGGMNLTRDELEWKISESGAIKTDLEENPKKQIQDQLMSSIRACVPARGESDSEDD, encoded by the exons ATGCAG GACCCAAATAAAGACACGGAGTGGAATGACATCCTGCGCAAGAAAGGTATCCTTCCTCCAAAGGAAAATGTGGAGGAACAGGAGCGTGCAAAGGAAGAGGAGCAGTTTGCCATCCTTCAGAAGTCTCTAG TGAAAACTTATGAGGACATGACTCTGGAAGAGCTAGAAGAGAATGAAGATGAATTTAATGAGGAAGATGAGAAAGCTATTGAAATGTACAG GCAGCAAAGGTTAGCAGAAATGAAAGCAGCACAAATGAAGAATAAATTTGGGGAAATTTTAGAGATTTCAGGAAAAGATTATGTTCAAGAGGTTACAAAAGCTGGAAAAGGTATATGGGTAGTCCTGCACCTCTACAAACAAGG AATTCCACTCTGTGCCTTAATAAATCAACATATGAGTGGGCTTGCAAAAAAGTTCAGAGATGTGAAATTCATCAAAGCTATCTCTACCACCTGCATTCCCAATTACCCCGATAAGAACCTGCCTACGATATTTGTCTACCTGGAGGGAGACATCAAAGCTCAGTTCATTGGGCCTTTGGTGTTTGGTGGCATGAACCTGACAAGGGATG AACTGGAGTGGAAGATTTCAGAGTCTGGTGCCATCAAGACAGACCTGGAGGAGAACCCCAAGAAGCAGATCCAGGACCAGCTCATGTCCTCAATCAGGGCATGTGTGCCAGCCAGGGGAGAGAGTGACTCAGAGGATGACTAA